AATATTTTGACGTGCTAATTCTGCCCGAATTCGTTGCCATACTGTATTTAAATATTGTTGACCATCGTAAGGTGTTAAGCCTTGCCAATTTGGGTTTCTATCACCCGACCTAGCGTAAGTATTATGGTATTTTGAAGGGCAAGTCAGCGTAACAAACACCCCATCACAATCAAGCGACTTAGCTAGCTCTTCACAACCGGCTAAGCGAGTCATTAGTTCATGTCGCCTGTTAATAGGATTAGAAACATTTTTTTCATATATTTCTCGCAATGAAAAACTCTCTTTATCCTCGTTAGTAATAAACAACTCTTCCATTGCTTTAAGTTGCCGTTCTTTTTGAGCTTTACGGTGCTTAACATTTAAGTCGCTACAGTATTTTCCTTTTTTACTATTCACTTGCCCGAGACGAATTAAAGCTTCTTCTTTTTTTCTAACTAGCACTTTTCTAAGTTTACGTAACCACCAATACTTATCTTGTGTTCGCTTTATCACCCCCGTTAAGGTTACGGTTTTTGATATTTTTTGGGCAGCTATTCCATAACCATTAACGAACTCAACAATAAGTGCATAAATATCATTAAGCCCCTTAACGGAATCAATTTCCGTTACGTTACAGGGTTGCTTGCTTAGTTGGGCTCTAATTTGAATATGACTACAACGCTTTGCATTAGCTTCAGCAAGATTTCTTAATTCTTCCTCACCAGCGTTAAAGTGCGGAATGATTTTTTGCGGTAACAAATTATTTAGTATTTCGGTTTGCTTACGTAAAAAAGTATTAGCATCAAAAAGGGTTTTAAATGCTCGGTATCTTTCAATGAGTAATTTTTGAATTTCATTTGGAAAGTGTGAAATTTGTTTTTTTACAAAAATACGATCATCTAAAGCAAGCCCTTGATAAAACGCTCCAAAATCATTATCTATTGAATCCAATAAAATCGAAGTAACTGATTCACTACGAGGCCTCATGATCAACCTCACTTAGCTTATTAAGCTCAATACCACGTTCATTAATAGCAAGAACGCTCCATCTTAGGCCATATACAGTGTGTTCATGTTCTGACAACAAAGACCTAATTAATAATGCATTTAATATTGTTTTAGAAAATCCGTCGGGTTTGCCACTGGGGAAAGCGCAACACCCTAAACAGCGACCTATTGAGGTACATATTTCTACAGTTGCACCAGTAGCAAAAAAAGCTAACAGCGCTTGTTGGTGATTGGTTAACTTAGCCATTACGCTGATCTCCCATCTTGATAAAGATGAGACTGGCGCACAAAGCTTTCCAACCATTTATCTAAATCTTCTTTGATATAACGGACAGAACGTCCAATTTTGATAAAAGGTGGTGCAGGTGTGCGGTTATCACGATTTCCTTCCATTCTTGCCTGTCGCAAAAAAGAACGGCTCATACCGATATATTGTGATGTTTCTATTTCTGATAAAACGCGAGATTTAATTGGCTGTTGCATCTTTGTTCTCCTAAGTTCATTAATTGATCTCGGAGGCAAAGTTAAACGTCCCAAAAGTCCTAGGACGTTATTTAGGACTAATGGGACAAATTATTTATTTTTTTCTTCAGACACCATGTTTCTAAATGTCTTTTTAGTAATTGTACGCTGGATATTTTTAACATCTATCCAAGTCAGCTCATCTCTGCCAACTTCATCAAGTATCGATTCTGGATCTAATGACTCATCAGACTCATGATGCTCATAAAGGTGATCCCACAAGGCAGTTCCACCTTTTTGTGGATGAAGTTGAATAAGGTTTTTAACTAACCTTTTAAAAGCACTCTCAGTGCGTAAGGAATCGACATTATCAGGCTTAGCTGCAATAGGGTGAACGTGAGGTATATCATTTGGCAATCGAACTCTTTCAAATTCATCATGCAATATAACAATATCTTCAATTTTAATTCTGTGGCCTATTACTGTTAACGTCTTAGGAAAAGTAACTTTGGTTCTATTGAAATCCTTCTCACCAGATAAAGTATTATCACTAATTTGTTGATTTCTATAATTCTTAATCGAGTCTGACATCATTCGCAATGAATCCAAACCTTCTATTGGATAAATTTTTCCCGCTAATTCGTTGCCAATTAAAAACGATAAATCTTTAGGCTGCCAGTCATATAGGTACTTATTGGGGTATTTAATTGTAAAATTATACTTTGTAGAATGTTTGATAATATTTGCTGCATCTACAATTGAGAAATGAATTAAACTTATTTTAGATTTCTTCAACACCTCCAATTGGTCGTTACGGTAGAGTTTAATTAACCCCCTATAATATCCATATCCAAAACCGACGAAGCCCTTGCCTTTAAAATAGCCTCCATAAACAATTTTTAAGTTATCAACATAAACATGTAAGTCTAACTTCGACTGCTCAACTAAGTAACGAACTTTACTTAATGGCAGTCCTAACTCATCTAATCGATAGTATTCTTGATGGAACAATTAAATCCTCCTTTAATAGCAAACAACCTAAAGCTTAAAATTTGCGTGATTAAATTTTATTCGTACAGCTATAGCTTATCTAATTAGCTATAGCCCAAATATAGCTTTAGCTTACTTAAAACATTCCAGAATATTGACTTGCTATTATCGCTTTTTTTTCTTCTATGATGCCATTACTTTGTAATGCCATAAGTTAACTGGCATTTTCAAAATAAAAAAGCACTTTAGTATTTTTCAAATCGACGCATCTTAGCCAATTTAAGTATGGAAAATATTCTTCACATAGTTTTTAATAGGATGCATAAAAGTCGCGTTAAAGTCAGGTCTCCTTTTGCTTTTGTAATTCATTGCAGTTTTGATGGTGTGGTAGTAAAAAACACTTAATAAAGTCTAAAGGTAAGTACTGAAAATGGCAGAAATAAAAATTAAATCGAGAAGTGACATATACGACATGCTCGATAATAAGCGTTATGAGTATTGTCGAATTTAGATACTAGATTCATGTATAAGGATTAATTAATTGAATTACGAAGAAAGAATAATTTCTGCAATTGAAAAAACAAAATCACTCGGTCTCGAATTAACTGTTAATCCTTACCCTTTTAAAGCTGCATTAAGCCATGAAGAAAAACTCAAAGCTCTTCGGCTATGTGTAGATCTTCTTTATTCCAAGGGGTTTAAGAGTTCATCTGATCTAGCAAATAACTGTACCCCAGTTCACTTAATGACGCAGCACCTCCTTAAAACAGAATTTAATATCGATAGTTTTATTACTATTGGAGATAGGTATTGGGATGATTATGTTTACTGTGAAATGTCATATGAAAAGATTGAACGTGAACTAAAAAGTCCTGATTTAAATAAACCAATTAAAGCTCATGTCTGGTTAACCTTATCCGATGGAACAATAATAGATTTTACAGCTGAAGCCCATGCTGACCTGCTATTTCAACGAGGCGAAAACCCAATTGAAAATTGTATAATGATTGTGGATATTGATAGTGAAGAAAATGATAAATCTGGCTATCATCGTCCTTATTTATTGGGAGCCGACTTCCTGCAAAGGGTTGGTGTATGTAAAATCTCATCAGAGTAAGATACTCATAACAAGAGAATCAAAAAGGGCTAAAACAGCGGGCTGTTCACTCCGCTCAATTTTAGCCCACTATTTTTAGCCTGTTATTTGGGCGTTGAGGCTGTAGAAAAAGGTCGAGTCAAAAAACATACCGTGTTTTAGGCTGATTTTTTTGAAGTGCAATGGTAAAACCTATCCAAGTTTCACGTAGCAGTGCCATTTGGTGTGTGTTTTTAAGTAACTTTGATAATAAATTTAAGGCTGGGACTTTTCTAAAGCCTCGATAGGCTAATAAGGTAATCTATGAGTAATATTCTTGACCATTTAAATCAGAAACCTTTGTCTGAATTACTACAGAAACTTTTAATTGCTGCAACTGAAGCTCAAGATAATCAGTTAATTAAATGGGCAAAACTTGAATTGACAGGTTATCAAAGTCCTTTAATGGAGGAGGGAGATTTGGTACCTGAATACAGAACTGTAAACGGATATCATACGGATGATTTTCATCATAAACTTATGATTGAAGAAGTTGATTTACAATTCATCAATTCTACAAACCTCCGAGCTAGTGTCATTGAACTCGAGGCATATCAAGAAAAAGGCCTTATATTAAAAGATCCTCAACTTTGTAATACAATTTTTGAATATTTAAATGTTAAAGTGACTTCATTTCATGTCTCTTCATCTCAGGTTCAGAAATTACTAGCAGCTATAAAGTGTGAGCTTATTAGTAAAGTTAATACTTTAAATGTCAAAACGAGTGAAATAATACCAGAAACTACGAATGTTGAAGATATTATAGATTTCAAGCCTAATTTTTATGGCATTGGTTTAAATCTTAATGCAATGAAAAAAAGATGGTTTCCGCGTAAAAATTAGCCATACATAGAGTTCATACTCACTAAATTAATGTGCGAGTCAAAAATGTTTTTTAATGAAATTACACTGTTATTTCTTGGTCTTATAGTAGGACTACTCGTAAATAATTATCTACCAAAGTATTTTGGTAAAAAAGGGGAAAACCTTGCGACTAAAGAAGATATTACAGAAATCACAGATAAGATAGAATCAGTTAAAAAGGATTATGCTCATCAACTGGAAGCAACGAGGGCTGAGCTAACTTCTCAGCTTCAAAACAATAGTTATAGATACGAAAAAGAATATTCTATTCTAGAGTCACTTACGGAGTCTCTAGTCGATGTCAGGAACTGCGCAAATAGATTGAGACCTGTTGTTGACATAGTTACTAAAGACAAAACAGAAGAAGAAATAAAAAAAGAGCGTCTTCAAGCATTGCATAATGCAAGATTATCTCTTTATGAGATAAGAGAGAAGAAACGACCTTTCTATCCAAAGAACATTTATAATTCTCTATGTGATATTGATACGCTTGCACATTCAGAATCTGTGAAGTACCAATACCACTCACCTTCTTATGGAAATGAATTCGATACATATTGGGAAGAAGCAGAGAAAAATCAAAAAGAGATTGCCGAAAAATCTAATATATCTATCAACTTGGTTCGAGAAAGAATCGTGGAATGGGAAAAGCTTCCAAACATATAACCACAAGCCAAATTAACCAATCAAATTAACCGCAGCTGCCTTATGTTCAGGTGCTAAATGAGCATATCTAAGTGTCATAGTTAAGTCACTATGTCCGAGTAATTCTCTCACCGTATTAAGATCGACTGAAGCCATAACTAATTTACTTGCAAAGTGGTGGCGCAAATCATGAAAACGGAAATCTTCAATTTTTGCCATATCTAAAACAGTTGCCCAACTTTTGCGAATTTCTAACAGTTGTTTACCATCTTGACCTTTAAACACTAAACCATGAAAGCCTGAATCAATTTTCCAATTTTTTAGGGTTTCATAAGCTTCATTGTTTAAAGGAATGTGTCTGGTTTTTCCCGATTTGGCATTTTCAGATATCACGGTTAGGTTTCTATTAGATAAGTCTACATTTTGCCATTCAATACTTAAGATTTCCCCCCGTCTCATGCCTGTATTCATTGCTAGTAAAACGATAGGAGAGAGATAATCAGCGAATGTGTTTTGTGTTAAGTCAGGGAGTAATTCATAACCTCTTTCTACTCTAAATTTGTTCGCGCTAGTACGCTGACTTTTAATTTTGCCATCTCTACTCTTTAAGGCATCTCTTAGCCGTTTTTCTTCGTCTTTATCTAAATACCTAACCTTTGAATTATCTACTTTTAAAGCTTTAACTTTGTGCAGGTCATGACTTTCAATTATTTCCCATTCTACTGCACGGCTAAGGCAACCCTTTAGCGTGTTTATTCGACGGTTAATTGTGGCAGGTTTCAGCCCGCCACTCTTTTTCTCATTACGCCATTTTTCCAAATGCCAAGCGGTTATATCTGAAAGCTGAAAATCTAAGAACTGAGGAAATGACGCTTTTAAATTTTTAATAGCGGCCGTTGAAGTTTTGGCATTTCGTGTTTCTAGCCAAGGTTTATACTTTTGTTCAACAAACGCCCTGAGAGTTGATAACTTTGAAAGCCTTACTTGCTCTTTGGCTTGCTTCCTTACAGCCTGAACATCAATACCTTTTATTATCTCGGCAGATTTATCTTTTGCTAAATCACGTGCTTGTGCAGGCGTAATTTGACCATCCGCCCCCAATAGATAATTAACTTGTTTTCCATTAAGACGATAAAACAAGTAATACTTAATTTTACCGTTCTCAGTGATACGAGCATGAAATCCTGAAATGTCGGTATCATTTAACCTTTTATCACTAGGTTTTAAGTTTCGAATAGTCGAATTAGAGATCTTCGCTTTAACTGCCATAAGCTTTTAAACAATTCCTGTGTAGCAAATATGTAGCAGTTGAATTGTGCAACAATGAACAGGAAGAAACAACAAAAAACCAAAAATACCAAACAAACCATTGTTTTTATTATTATTTTAAGTTTATTGTGGATTTTTAATGTTCACACTTGTTCATAGAAAAACAATATAAAATCACACTCCGGAGGCAGAGGTCGCGCGTTCGAATCGCGCCGGGTGCACCATCTCTATATTCTAAGATATCACTTACCTCACAAACCCATTACACCTGTAAATTTATCACTAATGTGCACCCTGCCGAGGCGAACGCGTCCGTTCGACAAAATTGTCTGGAACAATTTTGGACATGCGCAGCATGGTCGCGAAGCGACGAAGCACATGGATGTGCTGAGCAATCCGCGGGTGCACCATTTATACCTTCAAAAATACCACTTGCCTTATAATCCCATTACACCTGTAAATTTATCACTAATGTGCACCCTGCCGAGGCGAACGCGTCCGTTCGACAAAATTGTCTGGAGCAATTTTGGACATGCGCAGCATGGTCGCGAAGCGACGAAGCACATGGATGTGCTGAGCAATCCGCGGGTGCACCATTTATACCTTCAAAAATACCACTTGCCTTATAATCCCATTACACCTGTAAATTTATCACTGATGTGCACCCTGCCGAGGCGAATGCGTCCGTTCGACAAAATTGTCTGGAACAATTTTGGACATGCGCAGCATGGTCGCGAAGCGACGAAGCACATGGATGTGCTGAGCAATCCGCGGGTGCACCATCTCTATATTCTAAGATATCACTTACCTCACAAACTCATTACACCTGTAAATTTATCACTAATGTGCACCCTGCCGAGGCGAACGCGTCCGTTCGACAAAATTGTCTGGAACAATTTTGGACATGCGCAGCATGGTCGCGAAGCGACGAAGCACATGGATGTGCTGAGCAATCCGCGGGTGCACCATCGCTATATTCTAAGATATCACTTACCTTACCAACCTATTACGCCTGTAAATATATCACCACTGTGGCCCCCTGCCGAAGAGAACTCGTACGCTCGACAAAATAGTGTATTATTATATATTAATGAATCTCCACCCCAATGTAAGATAAGCTTCGTTTAATATAGAATGGGGTAAACATGATAAAATCTAATAGAACTTATTTGGCACAATTTAAAACACGTACAGCTAACTTTGTCATCAAACAAGACCACATCCGAGAAGCAAGCGTTGGGACTGGAGCGAGTACCACAATTAATGCAATATTGCGCTTTCAACAAGTGCTATTCACATCTATTTTCGCTTTACTTGTAGGATGCTCTTATACAGGTCCTCAATCCACAATTCATAGCGAAAAAGAGACTAAGCATATTCTTTTACTTTCGGGTAAAAAGACCCATGGCCACGGACAACATGAAAATAATTCAGGTATTTCTGTACTTGAAAACTTACTGCAGAGACAAACTAAAGCCAATTTTGTGACAAAGATATTTTTAGACGCGGCTTGGCCGACTCAATCTGAACTAGATAATGCAGATGCCATTGTGATTATGTCTGATGGTGACCAAAATCACTTACTCAAAGATAAAATGGCAGAATTTGACTCGTTATTAGAAAAAAATAGCGACCTAGGGCTGTTATTTATCCACTACGCCACTGTTCCCGAAGGAAGAAAATCACCTGACTTCAAAGGCACCTATTTCAATAACTGGATAGGAGGCTTTTATGCCGGAAACAGTAAAAACAGAACCTTGACAAGGTGGACGCACATTCAAAGTAAACTCTCTGAACACCCGGTTAATAAAGGGGTAGAGCCCTACACTATTTTTGATGAAATCTATTACAGGATGGAATACGTAGATAGTATTAAACCCATAGTCGTAGCGGAGACATTTAACCAGGTTCCTACCTTTTACTCAAATACTGGAAAATCTAAGTATGAGAGAGATCGCAATCAAGTCGCAAGTTTTCTAAGCGAATTAGAGAGGACTATTTTTTGGAGTTTTGACAGAAAAGGGGGCGGCAAAAGCATTGGTACAACTATGGGCCATACTCACTCAAATTTCTGGATGACAAAGAGTATTCGCAAACAGCTGGTTAATAGTGTCGCTTGGATTTCTGGGATGGATATCCCTGAGGAAGGGTTTGACGCATTGGACTTAACAGAAGACCAGATGATGCTTAATCATTCGTTGCCTAATAAGCATAAATAACACGACGCAATAAAAATAATGTAGCTTATTGAGGACCACCTTAATAACAGCCTTTGGAGTTATGAATGAAAACAATGCGATTAAAGTTATTCTGTGTCGGTCTAACCCTTTTAAGTGTTAGCTGCACTAAGGTACAGCAGCATGACCATGACCACTCTAGCCATAGCCATGACAAAAATACCAAGCAGTGGTTAGCGGGTGATCATCATATTCATGGTACCTACAGCGCTAAGTGGGACAATAGTGTTACGCCACCAGCCCCAATAATTGGTGGTGATGCCATTTATACAACACAAATGAATGCACAAATGGCCCATAAACACGGCTTAAGTTGGATGGTCACTACAGATCATGGCGGACCTAATCATAGTAAACTTAATTTAACCCAAGCCTATCCAGATTTATTGGCGTCACGTAAAGCGGTACCCGACATAATCCAATTTTATGGCATGGAATTAAATACCCCTGGCGCAGAGCACAGCAGTTTAATTATTCCCCACAGCCATGATGAAGCAGAGCAACTTCACAATCTTGAAAAAAGCTATGATATAAAAGAGGCTCATCCAGTTGATCCCCAAAGAAACACCGAGGAGCAAATGTTAGTTGCCCTTGCAGATATGGAAAGCCAAACAAAGCAGCCGATTGTAATTGTTAATCACCCTGGTCGCACCGCAAAAGATTTAGGGGTTTACACTAAGGTCACCCCAACCGAATTACGCAATTGGAACAATGCCGCACCAACGGTTGCTATTGGTATGGCAGGATCTCCAGGGCATCAGGCTGTAACATTAAAACCTAATGGTGAGATCAAACAAGATGTACAAAGGGGCAGATATAGAGGTTTTCCCACTATGGGAGGCTTTGACCAAATGACCGCACGTTTGAGTGGGTTTTGGGACAGCATGCTAGGCGAAGGGCGTCATTGGTGGGTAACGGCTGCGTCTGACAGC
The sequence above is a segment of the Paraglaciecola sp. L3A3 genome. Coding sequences within it:
- a CDS encoding replication endonuclease, whose product is MRPRSESVTSILLDSIDNDFGAFYQGLALDDRIFVKKQISHFPNEIQKLLIERYRAFKTLFDANTFLRKQTEILNNLLPQKIIPHFNAGEEELRNLAEANAKRCSHIQIRAQLSKQPCNVTEIDSVKGLNDIYALIVEFVNGYGIAAQKISKTVTLTGVIKRTQDKYWWLRKLRKVLVRKKEEALIRLGQVNSKKGKYCSDLNVKHRKAQKERQLKAMEELFITNEDKESFSLREIYEKNVSNPINRRHELMTRLAGCEELAKSLDCDGVFVTLTCPSKYHNTYARSGDRNPNWQGLTPYDGQQYLNTVWQRIRAELARQNINIFGFRIAEPQHDGTPHWHMIIFIHSEQKSEFKDVINHYALQEDGDEEGAKENRVDFVDIDPSKGSATGYVAKYISKNIDGGNLDSDIDGGNAPEAANRVEAWASCWGVRQFQQIGGVSVTVWRELRKAQKIEKIDDDLVDIHSAADSGNWAKFTELMGGVFCKRNSQAIRPFYDIEMNKETGLIKTSWFDGLFTFKLKGIKYKGNEIITRIHTWILGKAGTAFMPSLGVL
- a CDS encoding AlpA family transcriptional regulator, with translation MQQPIKSRVLSEIETSQYIGMSRSFLRQARMEGNRDNRTPAPPFIKIGRSVRYIKEDLDKWLESFVRQSHLYQDGRSA
- a CDS encoding phosphoesterase, coding for MKTMRLKLFCVGLTLLSVSCTKVQQHDHDHSSHSHDKNTKQWLAGDHHIHGTYSAKWDNSVTPPAPIIGGDAIYTTQMNAQMAHKHGLSWMVTTDHGGPNHSKLNLTQAYPDLLASRKAVPDIIQFYGMELNTPGAEHSSLIIPHSHDEAEQLHNLEKSYDIKEAHPVDPQRNTEEQMLVALADMESQTKQPIVIVNHPGRTAKDLGVYTKVTPTELRNWNNAAPTVAIGMAGSPGHQAVTLKPNGEIKQDVQRGRYRGFPTMGGFDQMTARLSGFWDSMLGEGRHWWVTAASDSHKHYTDGGQDFWPGEFSKTYIHAAKNYDDILENFRKGHVFVTTGDLLSELYVTVSVNHTAQSANIGDTLMVNAGDTVMVQIKFLDPESNNARGENPQVNHVDIITGKVMGLLIDKSVDTNPTTQVIGRFYQDNWQQDNQYQVINYTIKNIAQDSYLRVRGTNTEQLEPQPDEYGEDPWSDLWFYSNPIFIKVN
- a CDS encoding tyrosine-type recombinase/integrase; translated protein: MAVKAKISNSTIRNLKPSDKRLNDTDISGFHARITENGKIKYYLFYRLNGKQVNYLLGADGQITPAQARDLAKDKSAEIIKGIDVQAVRKQAKEQVRLSKLSTLRAFVEQKYKPWLETRNAKTSTAAIKNLKASFPQFLDFQLSDITAWHLEKWRNEKKSGGLKPATINRRINTLKGCLSRAVEWEIIESHDLHKVKALKVDNSKVRYLDKDEEKRLRDALKSRDGKIKSQRTSANKFRVERGYELLPDLTQNTFADYLSPIVLLAMNTGMRRGEILSIEWQNVDLSNRNLTVISENAKSGKTRHIPLNNEAYETLKNWKIDSGFHGLVFKGQDGKQLLEIRKSWATVLDMAKIEDFRFHDLRHHFASKLVMASVDLNTVRELLGHSDLTMTLRYAHLAPEHKAAAVNLIG
- a CDS encoding ThuA domain-containing protein, with protein sequence MIKSNRTYLAQFKTRTANFVIKQDHIREASVGTGASTTINAILRFQQVLFTSIFALLVGCSYTGPQSTIHSEKETKHILLLSGKKTHGHGQHENNSGISVLENLLQRQTKANFVTKIFLDAAWPTQSELDNADAIVIMSDGDQNHLLKDKMAEFDSLLEKNSDLGLLFIHYATVPEGRKSPDFKGTYFNNWIGGFYAGNSKNRTLTRWTHIQSKLSEHPVNKGVEPYTIFDEIYYRMEYVDSIKPIVVAETFNQVPTFYSNTGKSKYERDRNQVASFLSELERTIFWSFDRKGGGKSIGTTMGHTHSNFWMTKSIRKQLVNSVAWISGMDIPEEGFDALDLTEDQMMLNHSLPNKHK